Proteins encoded together in one Impatiens glandulifera chromosome 1, dImpGla2.1, whole genome shotgun sequence window:
- the LOC124922591 gene encoding probable glucan endo-1,3-beta-glucosidase A6 — protein sequence MKVKQVKLYDSNPAILGALRGSDIEVTVMVPNQLLVSISTNQAIADEWVRSQVLPFYPKTKIRYVLVGNEILSIPDRNIQLSLVPSMYRIQKSLAKFGLLRKVRVTTSLAMDVLQASYPPSNGTFRADISTQIIKPMLQFLKYTKSSLFLDVYPYFAWASNPVDIKLDYALLSSANNIRVKDPGTGLTYTNLLDQMIDAVYFAMKRMGYPHVGIFIAETGWPNGGDIGQTGANINNAAIYNRNVIKKFTAIPAIGTPAKPGVVIQALLFALYNENMKTGMGSERHFGVLYPNGSSIYRLDFSGKTREAEY from the coding sequence ATGAAGGTGAAGCAAGTCAAACTGTATGATTCTAACCCGGCCATTCTCGGCGCCCTGAGAGGATCCGACATCGAGGTTACGGTCATGGTCCCGAACCAGCTCCTTGTGAGCATCTCCACCAATCAAGCTATCGCAGACGAATGGGTACGGTCCCAAGTCTTACCCTTTTACCCAAAAACAAAGATCCGATACGTTCTCGTCGGAAACGAAATCCTTTCTATCCCCGACCGTAACATCCAGCTCAGCCTCGTCCCGTCGATGTACCGGATTCAGAAATCGCTTGCGAAATTCGGCCTCCTCCGTAAGGTCAGAGTCACTACCTCATTGGCCATGGACGTGCTTCAAGCTTCTTACCCGCCTTCCAATGGAACCTTCCGTGCCGACATCTCCACTCAAATCATTAAACCTATGCTTCAGTTTCTCAAGTACACGAAATCGTCCCTCTTCTTGGATGTATACCCGTATTTCGCTTGGGCATCCAACCCGGTCGACATCAAGCTTGATTACGCCCTGTTATCCTCCGCCAATAACATAAGGGTTAAGGATCCGGGTACGGGGTTAACCTACACCAATCTGCTGGATCAAATGATAGACGCGGTCTACTTTGCCATGAAAAGAATGGGCTACCCGCATGTTGGGATCTTTATAGCGGAAACCGGTTGGCCAAATGGAGGAGATATTGGCCAAACAGGAGCTAATATTAACAATGCCGCAATTTATAACCGGAATGTAATAAAGAAATTCACGGCCATACCGGCCATCGGAACGCCGGCGAAGCCGGGTGTAGTCATTCAGGCACTACTTTTTGCCCTGTACAACGAGAACATGAAAACGGGTATGGGATCGGAGAGGCATTTCGGAGTGTTGTATCCGAACGGGTCAAGTATTTACCGACTGGATTTTTCTGGTAAGACGAGGGAGGCAGAGTACTAG
- the LOC124922723 gene encoding probable glucan endo-1,3-beta-glucosidase A6 gives MKVKQVKLYDSSPAILGALRGSDIEVTVMVPNQLLVSISTNQAIADEWVRSQVLPFYPKTKIRYVLVGNEILSIPDRNIQLSLVPSMYRIQKSLAKFGLLRKVRVTTSLAMDVLQASYPPSNGTFRADISTQIIKPMLQFLKYTKSSLFLDVYPYFAWASNPVDIKLDYALLSSANNIRVKDPGTGLTYTNLLDQMIDAVYFAMKRMGYPHVGIFIAETGWPNGRDIGQTESGASINNAAIYNRNVIKKFTAVPAIGTPAKPGVVIEAVIFALYNENMKTGLGSERHFGVLYPNGSSIYRLDFSGKTREAEY, from the coding sequence ATGAAGGTGAAGCAAGTCAAACTGTATGATTCTAGCCCGGCCATTCTCGGCGCCCTGAGAGGATCCGACATCGAGGTTACGGTCATGGTCCCGAACCAGCTCCTTGTGAGCATCTCCACCAATCAAGCTATCGCAGACGAATGGGTACGGTCCCAAGTCTTACCCTTTTACCCAAAAACAAAGATCCGATACGTTCTCGTCGGAAACGAAATCCTTTCTATCCCCGACCGTAACATCCAGCTCAGCCTCGTCCCGTCGATGTACCGGATTCAGAAATCGCTTGCGAAATTCGGCCTCCTCCGTAAGGTCAGAGTCACTACCTCATTGGCCATGGACGTGCTTCAAGCTTCTTACCCGCCTTCCAATGGAACCTTCCGTGCCGACATCTCCACTCAAATCATTAAACCTATGCTTCAGTTTCTCAAGTACACGAAATCGTCCCTCTTCTTGGATGTATACCCGTATTTCGCTTGGGCATCCAACCCGGTCGACATCAAGCTTGATTACGCCCTGTTATCCTCCGCCAATAACATAAGGGTTAAGGATCCGGGTACGGGGTTAACCTACACCAATCTGCTGGATCAAATGATAGACGCGGTCTACTTTGCCATGAAAAGAATGGGCTACCCGCATGTTGGGATCTTTATAGCGGAAACCGGTTGGCCGAATGGAAGAGATATTGGCCAAACAGAATCAGGAGCTAGTATTAACAATGCCGCAATTTATAACCGGAATGTAATAAAGAAATTCACTGCCGTACCGGCCATCGGAACGCCGGCGAAGCCGGGTGTAGTCATTGAGGCAGTAATTTTTGCCCTGTACAACGAGAACATGAAAACGGGTCTGGGCTCGGAGAGGCATTTCGGAGTGTTGTATCCGAACGGGTCAAGTATTTACCGACTGGATTTTTCTGGTAAGACGAGGGAGGCAGAGTACTAG